A single Kryptolebias marmoratus isolate JLee-2015 linkage group LG7, ASM164957v2, whole genome shotgun sequence DNA region contains:
- the si:ch211-237l4.6 gene encoding uncharacterized protein si:ch211-237l4.6 — protein sequence MGVKMLQCFPFYRRCKERCKSRQCPPAPVPVEEMKPRLSSTTSWGSDSDGAGSLSRGSQIYFSSKARLSFRHQLDSNINAVDATD from the exons ATGGGGGTCAAGATGCTGCAGTGCTTCCCTTTCTACCGACGCTGTAAAGAACGCTGCAAGAGCCGGCAGTGCCCCCCAGCACCAG TGCCCGTGGAGGAGATGAAGCCGCGGCTGTCCTCCACCACGTCCTGGGGCAGCGACAGCGACGGAGCGGGGAGCCTCAGCCGGGGCTCCCAGATCTACTTCTCCAGCAAGGCCAGGCTGTCCTTCAGGCACCAGCTGGACAGCAACATCAACGCGGTGGACGCCACCGACTGA
- the ttc5 gene encoding tetratricopeptide repeat protein 5, translating to MAEKEDSGEPGKDKDELQAMKELVDELYNFRDCYFETHGVDEAGRKQSDVAREMERTLKKLEDNEERFRHRAEFLLQKGRCLNVTPDFSGAAEECLSRAVKLEPGLVEAWNTLGEQYWKKGDLVGAKNCFTGALQQNKNKVSLRSLSMVLRQLPAADNDEKGKCVLESVDMARQAVQLDVTDGTSWYILGNAYLSMFFTCGQNPHFSQQALSAYAKAEKADKIAPCIPELHFNRANLFQYEEMFGCALGGHSRAAELDPGWEEPRERERQLLEYLERVTDLVQSKGKVKARRLRTMLSDLNTSALGPCSSPQFRSLSGRVGSLTPQPLSSLTHGQTTGAAALGKVVFSLAPEGRMAFTFGMVDGEETCMLVMVYNTADSWGVLIGDSVVIPEPHVKRHSITHKNKSFDFKSIRVDSPLLLIVNGKKQNLKSQIPVTVSYKHKSE from the exons ATGGCGGAGAAAGAAGACAGCGGAGAGCCTGGGAAAGACAAAGACGAGCTGCAGGCTATGAAG GAGCTGGTGGATGAGCTGTACAACTTCAGAGACTGTTACTTTGAGACGCACGGCGTGGACGAAGCTGGGCGGAAGCAAAGCGACGTGGCGCGGGAGATGGAGCGGACCCTTAAGAAGCTGGAGGATAACGAAG AGCGCTTCAGGCACAGAGCGGAGTTTTTGCTGCAGAAGGGCCGGTGTCTGAACGTGACGCCGGACTTCAGCGGCGCGGCGGAGGAGTGCCTGTCCCGCGCCGTGAAGCTGGAGCCCGGCCTGGTCGAGGCCTGGAACACGCTGGGCGAGCAGTACTGGAAGAAGGGGGACCTGGTCGGCGCCAAAAACTGCTTCACCGGCGCTTTGCAGCAG AACAAGAATAAAGTGTCCCTGCGCAGCCTGTCGATGGTGCTGAGGCAGCTGCCGGCGGCCGACAACGACGAGAAGGGCAAGTGCGTGCTGGAGAGCGTGGACATGGCCCGGCAGGCCGTCCAGCTGGACGTCACGGACGGGACCTCATGGT acattctCGGAAACGCCTACTTGTCCATGTTCTTCACCTGTGGACAGAATCCACATTTCTCCCAACAGGCTCTGAGCGCCTACGCCAAAGCC GAGAAGGCAGATAAAATCGCCCCCTGCATCCCGGAGCTGCACTTCAACAGGGCCAACCTCTTCCAGTACGAGGAAATGTTCGGCTGCGCGCTCGGCGGCCACAGCCGGGCGGCGGAGCTGGACCCGGGCTGGGAGGAGCCGCGTGAGCGAGAGAGGCAGCtgctggagtacctggagagaGTGACGGACCTCGTCCAGAGCAAG GGGAAAGTCAAAGCCCGTCGGCTGAGGACGATGCTGTCGGACCTCAACACATCCGCTCTGGGTCCCTGCTCGTCCCCGCAGTTCCGCTCGCTGTCCGGCCGCGTGGGCAGCCTGACGCCGCAGCCCCTCTCCTCCCTGACACACGGCCAAACGACCGGCGCGGCCGCCCTGGGGAAGGTGGTGTTCAGCCTGGCCCCCGAGGGGCGCATGGCCTT CACGTTCGGCATGGTGGACGGCGAAGAGACGTGCATGCTGGTGATGGTGTACAACACGGCCGACAGCTGGGGCGTCCTAATCGGCGACTCCGTGGTCATCCCCGAGCCCCACGTCAAGCGGCACAGCATCACGCACAAAAACAAG TcgtttgattttaaaagcatACGAGTGGACTCGCCCCTGCTGCTCATCGTCAACGGCAAGAAGCAAAATCTGAAAAGTCAGATTCCTGTTACGGTCAGCTACAAGCACAAGAGCGAATGA
- the mettl3 gene encoding N6-adenosine-methyltransferase subunit METTL3 — translation MSDTWSNIQAHKKQLDSLRERLQRRRKDPAQLSAADGGSSGEASAARSDSPAPSAPLASQEKTEKPPDPELEKRLLGYLSDLSLSLPTDSLAITNELNSSEGAVGHGCIQSLLLKFSAQELIEVRQPSSTSLSSTTPSSSSSSSSTVVVAVDHTKLWAMIGSVTGAQRAGVKRKAEEQPLCKRAGGFSPSLQSAASPPHSSSTSSLTPASTSQLVSSSAGSAAEKKGRSSKSQSSHLDMEIESLLNQQSTKEQQSKKMSQEILELLNASTAKEQSIVEKFRSRGRAQVQEFCDHGTKEECVRSGDTPQPCTKLHFRRIINKHTDESLGDCSFLNTCFHMDTCKYVHYEIDSPPEAEGGLLGPQAGTDELGLHAADTDSNVGKLFPSQWICCDIRYLDVSILGKFAVVMADPPWDIHMELPYGTLTDDEMRKLSIPALQDDGFLFLWVTGRAMELGRECLSLWGYERVDEIIWVKTNQLQRIIRTGRTGHWLNHGKEHCLVGVKGNTQGFNRGLDCDVIVAEVRSTSHKPDEIYGMIERLSPGTRKIELFGRPHNVQPNWITLGNQLDGIHLLDPEVVARFKDRYPDGVISKP, via the exons ATGTCGGACACATGGAGCAACATCCAGGCGCACAAGAAGCAGCTGGACTCCCTGCGGGAGAGGCTGCAGCGGCGGCGGAAAGACCCGGCGCAGCTGTCCGCGGCGG ACGGTGGGAGCAGCGGCGAAGCTTCAGCAGCCAGGAGCGACAGTCCGGCTCCGTCAGCTCCGCTCGCCTCTCAGGAGAAGACCGAGAAACCACCCGACCCTGAACTGGAGAAGAGGCTGCTGGGATACCTGTCTGATCTGAGCCTGTCGCTGCCGACAGACTCCCTCGCCATCACGAATGAGCTCAACAGC TCCGAAGGCGCTGTCGGTCACGGGTGCATCCAGAGCCTGCTGCTCAAGTTCTCAGCTCAGGAGCTCATCGAGGTTCGGCAGCCTTCCTCTACGTCTTTGTCTTCGAcaactccctcctcctcctcctcttcctcctccacagtCGTTGTAGCTGTGGACCACACGAAACTCTGGGCCATGATCGGCTCAGTGACCGGAGCCCAACGGGCCGGAGTCAAGAGGAAAGCCGAGGAGCAGCCCCTCTGCAAGCGAGCTGGCGGCTTCTCGCCCTCGCTCCAGAGCGCCGCCTCGCCTCCGcactcctcctccacctcctccctgaCCCCGGCCTCCACGTCTCAGCTGGTGTCGTCCTCTGCGGGGAGCGCGGCCGAGAAGAAGGGCAGGAGCAGCAAAAGCCAGTCGTCTCATTTGGACATGGAGATCGAAAGCCTCCTGAACCAGCAGTCCACCAAGGAGCAGCAAAGCAAAAAG ATGAGTCAGGAGATTCTGGAGCTGCTGAACGCCAGCACGGCCAAGGAGCAGTCCATCGTGGAAAAGTTCCGCTCTCGTGGCCGAGCGCAGGTACAGGAGTTCTGCGATCACGGGACCAAAGAGGAGTGCGTCCGCTCCGGGGACACCCCGCAGCCGTGCACCAAGCTGCACTTTCG ACGCATCATCAACAAGCACACGGACGAGAGCCTCGGCGACTGCTCCTTCCTCAACACCTGCTTCCACATGGACACCTGCAAGTACGTGCACTACGAGATCGACAGCCCGCCGGAGGCCGAGGGCGGCCTGCTGGGGCCCCAGGCAGGGACCGACGAGCTCGGCCTCCACGCCGCCGACACGGACAGCAACGTGGGCAAGCTCTTCCCTTCGCAG TGGATCTGCTGCGACATCCGCTACCTGGACGTGTCCATCCTGGGCAAGTTCGCCGTGGTGATGGCCGACCCTCCGTGGGACATTCACATGGAGCTGCCGTACGGCACCCTGACTGACGACGAGATGAGGAAACTCAGCATCCCCGCCCTTCAGGACGACGGTTTCCTCTTCCTGTGGGTCACTGGAAG GGCCATGGAGCTGGGCAGAGAGTGTCTCAGCCTGTGGGG cTACGAGCGAGTTGATGAAATCATCTGGGTGAAAACCAACCAGCTTCAGAGGATCATCCGGACGGGCCGGACAGGCCACTGGCTGAACCACGGGAAGGAGCACTGCCTG GTGGGCGTGAAGGGAAACACGCAGGGCTTCAACAGAGGGCTGGACTGCGACGTCATCGTGGCCGAA GTCCGCTCCACCAGTCACAAACCAGACGAGATCTACGGCATGATAGAGCGGCTGTCGCCCGGCACCCGGAAGATCGAGCTCTTTGGACGACCCCACAACGTCCAGCCCAACTG GATAACTCTGGGCAACCAGCTGGACGGCATCCACCTCCTGGACCCTGAGGTCGTGGCGCGGTTTAAGGACCGGTATCCAGACGGAGTCATCTCCAAACCTTAG